From Bacillus pumilus, one genomic window encodes:
- the uvrC gene encoding excinuclease ABC subunit UvrC, with protein sequence MNKLIKEKLSVLPDQPGCYLMKDRQNTVIYVGKAKVLKNRVRSYFTGSHDAKTQRLVSEIEDFEYIVTSSNIEALILELNLIKKYDPKYNVMLKDDKTYPFIKITNERHPKLIVTRNVKKDKGKYFGPYPNVQAARETKKLLDRLYPLRKCATLPDRVCLYYHLGQCLAPCVYDISEETNKQLVDEITRFLNGGHQQIKKELNEKMQEAAEQLEFERAKELRDQIAYIDSTMEKQKMTMSDLSDRDVFAYAYDKGWMCVQVFFIRQGKLIERDVSLFPMYQDPEEEFLTFMGQFYAKNNHFLPKEILVPDSVDQEMIEQLLETNVHQPKKGKKKDLLLLAHQNAKIALKEKFSLIERDEERSIGAVKQLGDALNIYMPYRIEAFDNSNIQGADPVSAMVVFQDGKPYKKEYRKYKIKTVTGPDDYASMREVIRRRYTRVLKDELPLPDLILIDGGKGQINAAIDVLENELNLSVPVAGLVKDEKHRTSNLMMGDTLEIVALERNSQAFYLLQRIQDEVHRFAISFHRQLRGKNAFQSILDDVPGIGEKRKKQLLKHFGSVKKMKEASIQDFQEAGIPKQTAELLMEALKK encoded by the coding sequence ATGAACAAACTGATCAAAGAAAAGCTATCGGTCTTGCCAGATCAACCAGGCTGCTACTTAATGAAAGATCGACAAAATACAGTCATTTATGTGGGAAAGGCAAAGGTCTTAAAAAATAGAGTGCGCTCTTATTTCACGGGATCTCATGACGCCAAAACGCAGCGGCTTGTCAGTGAAATTGAGGACTTTGAATACATTGTCACCTCTTCTAATATCGAGGCACTCATTTTAGAGCTGAACTTAATCAAAAAATACGACCCAAAATACAACGTCATGCTTAAGGATGACAAAACGTATCCTTTTATTAAAATTACGAATGAACGGCATCCTAAGCTGATCGTCACCCGCAATGTGAAAAAGGACAAAGGGAAATATTTCGGACCATACCCGAACGTACAAGCAGCCAGAGAAACGAAGAAGCTGCTCGACCGTTTATATCCACTGAGAAAATGTGCAACCCTTCCTGATCGCGTCTGTCTATATTATCATCTTGGACAATGTCTCGCGCCGTGCGTATATGACATTTCTGAAGAAACGAATAAGCAGCTCGTGGACGAAATCACAAGGTTTCTAAACGGAGGGCATCAGCAAATCAAAAAAGAACTAAACGAAAAGATGCAGGAAGCCGCCGAACAATTAGAGTTTGAACGGGCAAAAGAACTGAGAGACCAAATCGCTTACATCGACTCAACGATGGAAAAGCAGAAAATGACGATGAGTGATTTATCAGATCGAGATGTCTTTGCATATGCCTATGACAAGGGCTGGATGTGTGTCCAGGTCTTCTTCATCAGGCAGGGGAAATTGATTGAACGCGATGTCAGCCTGTTTCCTATGTATCAAGATCCTGAGGAAGAGTTCCTCACGTTTATGGGGCAATTTTATGCAAAGAACAATCACTTTCTGCCGAAGGAAATTTTGGTGCCAGACAGCGTAGATCAAGAGATGATTGAACAATTGCTCGAGACGAACGTTCATCAGCCGAAAAAAGGAAAGAAAAAGGATTTGCTTTTACTTGCCCATCAAAATGCCAAAATCGCCTTAAAAGAAAAATTTTCACTCATTGAGCGTGATGAAGAGCGGTCCATTGGTGCGGTGAAGCAGCTTGGGGATGCACTAAATATTTATATGCCGTACCGGATTGAAGCATTTGATAACTCGAATATTCAAGGTGCAGACCCGGTTTCTGCCATGGTCGTCTTTCAGGACGGGAAGCCGTATAAAAAGGAATACCGAAAATACAAAATTAAAACCGTCACAGGGCCAGATGATTATGCATCTATGCGTGAAGTCATTAGAAGGCGATATACCCGCGTGTTAAAGGATGAGCTGCCGCTGCCAGATTTAATTTTAATTGACGGAGGAAAGGGACAGATCAATGCAGCGATAGATGTGCTTGAAAATGAATTGAATCTGTCTGTCCCAGTGGCAGGTCTTGTGAAAGATGAAAAACACAGAACTTCGAATCTCATGATGGGAGATACACTTGAAATTGTTGCGCTGGAGCGGAATAGCCAGGCCTTCTATTTATTGCAGCGCATTCAAGATGAAGTGCACCGGTTCGCTATTAGCTTTCACCGGCAGCTGCGCGGAAAAAATGCATTTCAATCTATTTTAGACGATGTACCAGGTATCGGAGAAAAGCGTAAAAAACAGCTTCTCAAACATTTTGGCTCTGTGAAAAAGATGAAAGAAGCCTCTATCCAAGACTTTCAGGAGGCTGGCATCCCGAAACAGACGGCCGAACTTTTAATGGAAGCATTAAAAAAATAG
- the trxA gene encoding thioredoxin, translating to MAIVKATDATFSQETAEGVVLADFWAPWCGPCKMIAPVLEELDQEMGDKMKIVKIDVDDNQETAGKYGVMSIPTLLVLKDGEVVETSVGFKPKEALAELVNKHL from the coding sequence ATGGCAATCGTAAAAGCGACTGACGCAACATTTTCACAAGAAACTGCAGAAGGTGTTGTTCTTGCGGACTTTTGGGCACCATGGTGCGGACCATGTAAAATGATTGCTCCAGTTCTTGAAGAACTTGATCAAGAAATGGGCGACAAAATGAAAATTGTAAAAATTGATGTAGACGATAACCAAGAAACTGCTGGTAAATACGGCGTGATGAGTATCCCAACACTTCTTGTTTTAAAAGACGGTGAAGTGGTAGAAACATCTGTTGGTTTCAAACCAAAAGAAGCACTTGCTGAACTTGTCAACAAACATCTATAA
- a CDS encoding alpha-N-arabinofuranosidase translates to MKGTVKVNDVIGRISKHIYGHFQEHLGRGIYDGIWVGKDSSIDHIEGIRTDVLKALQALHIPVLRWPGGCFADEYHWANGVGDLSERKPMVNTHWGGTVESNAFGTHEFMKLCELLECEPYICGNVGSGSVQELAEWVEYITFPKGTPMSDWRIQNGKQEPWKLTYVGVGNESWGCGGNMTPEYYADLYKRYQTYVREFAGQTIYKIACGANSNDVNWTKILMERAAPWMDGLSLHYYTVPGTWEKKGSATEFDEDEWFITLKKAYEMERLVVDHGEIMDRYDPDKRIGMIIDEWGTWYDPEPGTNPGFLYQQNTLRDALVCALHFHIFHRHCQRIHMANIAQTVNVLQAMVLTEDEKMLLTPTYHVFHMFQVHQEEEALEVEFVSTPYERRGEKIPQVSVSASRSSDKMHISFCHLNPHEQNEVSLAIEGLDAQTKVTGRVLTADRMNAHNTFDDPHAVQPAEFQQFAVKPGELTIDLPPMSVVMITVDLA, encoded by the coding sequence GTGAAGGGGACAGTAAAAGTCAATGACGTGATCGGACGTATTTCTAAACACATCTATGGACACTTTCAAGAGCATTTAGGAAGAGGGATTTATGACGGGATTTGGGTAGGAAAAGATTCATCGATTGATCATATTGAGGGAATTCGTACCGATGTGCTAAAGGCCCTTCAAGCATTACATATTCCGGTGCTTAGGTGGCCAGGCGGCTGCTTCGCAGACGAGTATCATTGGGCAAATGGTGTAGGTGATCTCAGTGAACGAAAGCCGATGGTGAACACTCATTGGGGCGGCACGGTTGAATCCAATGCATTTGGTACGCATGAATTTATGAAGCTGTGTGAGCTGCTTGAATGTGAGCCTTATATTTGCGGGAATGTGGGAAGCGGGTCTGTTCAAGAATTAGCAGAATGGGTCGAGTACATCACATTTCCAAAGGGAACACCTATGTCTGATTGGCGTATTCAAAATGGAAAACAAGAACCTTGGAAGCTGACCTATGTTGGTGTAGGCAACGAAAGCTGGGGCTGCGGCGGAAATATGACGCCTGAATACTATGCAGATTTATATAAACGTTATCAAACGTATGTGAGAGAGTTTGCGGGTCAGACGATATACAAAATCGCGTGCGGCGCAAATTCAAATGACGTGAATTGGACAAAAATATTAATGGAGCGGGCCGCACCTTGGATGGATGGACTCAGTTTGCATTACTACACTGTACCTGGTACGTGGGAGAAAAAAGGGTCAGCGACTGAATTTGATGAGGATGAATGGTTTATCACGTTGAAAAAAGCCTATGAGATGGAACGGCTTGTCGTGGATCATGGAGAGATCATGGATCGTTATGACCCAGACAAGCGAATCGGGATGATTATTGATGAATGGGGAACATGGTATGACCCAGAGCCAGGGACAAATCCTGGGTTTTTGTATCAGCAAAACACACTAAGAGACGCCCTTGTTTGTGCCCTTCATTTTCATATATTTCATCGTCATTGCCAGCGGATTCATATGGCGAATATTGCCCAGACGGTCAATGTTCTGCAAGCAATGGTGTTAACGGAAGACGAAAAGATGCTCCTGACGCCAACGTATCATGTGTTTCACATGTTTCAAGTGCATCAAGAGGAAGAAGCACTTGAAGTGGAGTTTGTGTCAACGCCTTATGAACGCAGAGGAGAAAAAATACCTCAGGTTAGTGTGTCAGCTTCGCGTTCGTCAGATAAGATGCATATTAGCTTCTGTCACCTGAATCCGCATGAACAAAACGAAGTATCCCTTGCCATTGAAGGTTTGGATGCTCAAACGAAAGTCACGGGCCGCGTGCTGACAGCGGACCGCATGAATGCGCACAACACATTTGATGATCCTCATGCTGTCCAGCCAGCAGAGTTTCAGCAATTTGCTGTAAAACCCGGTGAATTAACCATAGATCTGCCGCCAATGTCGGTGGTGATGATCACGGTCGATCTGGCTTGA
- a CDS encoding electron transfer flavoprotein subunit alpha/FixB family protein, producing MSKKVVVLGESRDGKLRNVTFEAIAAAHQVADGGEVIGVLIGDDVKDQADELLYYGADHVMIVEHPHLSYYTSDGFAQALQAILDQVDPDAVLFGHTSIGKDLSPKIAARLQTGLISDAIDVSVTGEHLVFTRPIYSGKAFEKVISTDRLLLATIRPNNVAPLERDASRSGEITPVSVDIQNLRTIVKEVIKKTSEGVDLSEAKVIVAGGRGVKSKEGFEPLNELAETLGAAVGASRGACDADYCDYALQIGQTGKVVTPDLYIACGISGAIQHLAGMSNSKVIVAINKDPEAEIFKIADYGIVGDLFEVVPLLNEELKKMNIHS from the coding sequence ATGAGTAAAAAAGTTGTTGTACTTGGAGAAAGTCGTGACGGTAAATTAAGAAATGTGACATTTGAAGCCATTGCTGCCGCTCATCAAGTGGCAGATGGCGGTGAAGTCATTGGCGTGTTAATAGGGGATGACGTCAAAGACCAAGCGGATGAACTGCTTTACTATGGAGCGGATCATGTCATGATTGTGGAGCATCCGCACCTTTCATACTATACGTCAGATGGTTTTGCGCAGGCGCTTCAAGCGATATTAGATCAGGTTGACCCAGATGCCGTACTCTTTGGCCATACGTCTATCGGAAAAGACTTGTCGCCGAAAATAGCTGCACGCTTGCAGACTGGCCTAATTTCAGATGCGATTGATGTAAGCGTTACCGGAGAACACCTCGTTTTCACTAGACCGATTTACTCTGGTAAAGCCTTCGAAAAAGTGATTTCAACAGATCGTCTGCTTTTGGCGACCATACGGCCAAACAACGTGGCACCTCTTGAGCGGGATGCCTCACGAAGCGGAGAAATTACACCGGTTTCTGTCGATATTCAGAACCTGCGAACGATTGTGAAGGAAGTCATTAAAAAAACGTCAGAAGGTGTAGATTTATCTGAAGCAAAGGTCATCGTCGCCGGGGGACGCGGGGTCAAGAGCAAGGAAGGGTTTGAACCACTGAATGAACTCGCCGAAACGCTGGGCGCAGCAGTCGGTGCTTCGCGTGGCGCCTGTGATGCAGACTACTGTGATTATGCCCTGCAAATTGGGCAAACAGGTAAGGTCGTCACACCTGATCTCTATATTGCGTGCGGGATATCAGGGGCGATTCAGCATTTAGCCGGAATGTCTAACAGTAAAGTCATTGTTGCGATTAACAAAGACCCAGAAGCCGAGATCTTCAAAATTGCCGATTATGGAATCGTCGGTGATTTGTTTGAAGTGGTACCGCTTTTGAATGAAGAGTTAAAAAAGATGAATATCCACTCGTAA
- a CDS encoding electron transfer flavoprotein subunit beta/FixA family protein: protein MNIFVLMKRTFDTEEKISIQSGAIQEDGAEFIINPYDEYAIEEAIQLRDEHGGEVTVVTVGSEDAEKQLRTALAMGCDQAVLLNVEDDLEEWDQYSASTILYHYLKDKEASLILAGNVAIDGGSGQVAPRLAELLGFSYVTTITSIQIDGGSASIERDAEGDVEVISAELPLVVTAQQGLNEPRYPSLPGIMKAKKKPLEEVELDDLDLDEDDVSYKIKTIERFLPEKKEGGKVLSGELQDQVKELTDLLRNEAKVI, encoded by the coding sequence ATGAATATATTTGTTTTGATGAAGCGTACGTTTGACACGGAAGAGAAGATTTCCATTCAGTCTGGTGCAATTCAAGAAGATGGAGCAGAGTTCATTATTAATCCTTATGACGAGTACGCCATAGAAGAAGCCATCCAGCTTCGTGACGAGCACGGGGGAGAAGTGACCGTTGTGACAGTTGGCAGTGAGGATGCGGAGAAGCAGCTGAGAACAGCGCTCGCTATGGGCTGCGATCAAGCCGTTTTATTAAATGTGGAAGACGACTTAGAAGAGTGGGATCAATATTCAGCTTCTACGATTCTTTACCACTATTTAAAAGACAAAGAGGCTTCCTTAATCTTAGCAGGGAATGTGGCAATTGACGGGGGCTCTGGACAGGTTGCCCCGCGTCTTGCTGAATTACTTGGTTTTTCATATGTCACAACGATTACAAGTATTCAAATTGACGGCGGCTCTGCTTCGATTGAACGAGATGCAGAAGGTGATGTGGAAGTGATTTCTGCCGAGCTCCCGCTTGTCGTCACTGCCCAGCAAGGACTCAATGAGCCTCGCTATCCATCATTACCAGGCATTATGAAGGCAAAGAAAAAGCCTTTAGAAGAAGTGGAACTGGATGATTTAGATCTTGATGAAGACGATGTGTCATATAAAATCAAAACAATTGAACGTTTCTTACCGGAGAAAAAAGAGGGTGGCAAGGTGCTCAGCGGTGAGCTTCAGGATCAAGTCAAAGAACTGACAGATCTACTAAGAAACGAAGCAAAGGTCATCTAA
- a CDS encoding enoyl-CoA hydratase, whose amino-acid sequence MEKILSLHHERQTALITIQHPPANALSSQLLTELNDMFDQLEQNEEVRAIVIHGEGRFFSAGADIKEFTTLQEESDYSSLADRGQQVFERIEQCPKPVIASIHGAALGGGLELAMSCDIRIATKDAKLGLPELNLGIIPGFGGTQRLPRYVGSAKALEMMGTAEPITGEEAFACGLVSKLAETEEEALEEAKTLAAKFATKSPKSLEYVLDLLNATKLYSYDGGMKLEAKKFGEIFQSNDAKEGIQAFIEKRKPNFKGE is encoded by the coding sequence ATGGAAAAGATACTTAGCTTACATCATGAAAGGCAAACAGCGCTCATCACGATTCAGCATCCACCAGCAAACGCCTTATCTTCTCAACTTCTCACCGAGCTTAATGACATGTTTGATCAGCTCGAACAGAATGAAGAAGTAAGAGCCATTGTGATCCACGGGGAAGGAAGATTTTTCTCAGCAGGTGCTGATATTAAGGAATTTACGACGTTACAGGAAGAGTCTGACTATTCAAGCCTTGCAGACAGAGGGCAGCAGGTCTTTGAACGGATTGAGCAATGTCCAAAACCAGTCATTGCCTCGATTCACGGAGCTGCATTAGGCGGGGGCCTTGAGCTTGCAATGTCTTGTGATATCCGAATCGCAACAAAAGATGCGAAGCTTGGACTGCCGGAACTAAACCTCGGCATCATTCCAGGATTCGGCGGCACGCAGCGCCTGCCGCGCTATGTTGGTTCGGCTAAAGCTCTGGAAATGATGGGTACAGCTGAACCGATTACAGGTGAAGAAGCATTCGCCTGCGGACTTGTTTCAAAGCTGGCAGAAACAGAGGAAGAGGCGCTTGAAGAAGCCAAAACACTTGCGGCAAAATTTGCAACGAAAAGCCCAAAATCACTCGAGTATGTGCTGGATTTATTGAACGCAACAAAATTGTATTCATATGATGGCGGAATGAAGCTGGAAGCCAAAAAGTTCGGTGAAATTTTCCAATCGAATGACGCCAAAGAAGGCATCCAAGCCTTTATCGAAAAGCGCAAACCGAACTTTAAAGGGGAATAA
- a CDS encoding TetR/AcrR family transcriptional regulator: MKQKRPKYMQIIDAAVVVIAENGYHQSQVSKIAKQAGVADGTIYLYFKNKEDILISLFKEKMGQFIERMETDIQKKPSAKEKLLLLIEEHFRMLAQNHHLALVTQLELRQSNLELRQKINEVLKGYLNMLESILAEGKKTGEFRQNLDVRLARQMVFGTIDETATTWVMNDQKYDLPALAENVRDLLLNGIHQS, from the coding sequence TTGAAGCAGAAAAGACCGAAGTACATGCAAATTATTGATGCAGCAGTTGTGGTGATTGCAGAGAACGGCTATCATCAATCACAAGTTTCAAAGATTGCGAAACAAGCAGGGGTAGCAGACGGAACCATTTATCTTTATTTCAAAAATAAAGAGGATATTTTGATCTCATTGTTCAAAGAAAAAATGGGACAATTCATCGAACGAATGGAAACAGATATTCAAAAGAAACCGTCGGCGAAAGAAAAGCTTTTACTGCTGATTGAGGAGCATTTTCGTATGCTTGCGCAAAATCATCATTTGGCTCTTGTGACACAGCTTGAACTTAGGCAGTCAAACCTTGAGCTGCGGCAAAAAATCAATGAGGTGCTGAAAGGGTATTTAAATATGCTCGAGTCGATTTTAGCAGAAGGAAAGAAAACAGGAGAATTCAGACAAAATCTAGATGTCCGCTTAGCGAGACAAATGGTATTTGGGACGATTGATGAAACCGCGACAACATGGGTCATGAATGATCAAAAGTATGATCTTCCTGCACTCGCAGAAAACGTACGTGATCTACTCTTAAACGGAATTCATCAATCTTAA
- a CDS encoding AMP-binding protein translates to MQSDKRWLLHYPNQIPHELTIPNETLQSYLFSSAEAAPEHTAIHFLGKNITYEQLQKDVLKLASHLMKIGVKKGDRVAIMLPNCPQSVISYYAVLIAGGIVVQTNPLYTEKELEYQMEDSGAKVLITLDLLYPKAYKMKALTSIEHLIITKLQDYLPFPKNILFPIVQRRKNKMVIQVEKNDTIHHFSQITKESAGEQQIPALAFEPKEDVAVLQYTGGTTGLPKGVMLTHENILANTEMCASWMYKTTRGKERILGIIPFFHVYGMTTVLNLAVKEGHQLILLPRFDVADTLKTIEKQKPTLFPGAPTMYIALLHHPNIEKYDLSSITACLSGSAALPVEVKQSFEKLTGGRLVEGYGLSETSPVTHANFLWGANKTGSIGCPWPNTDAGIYCEETGGLKEPYEHGEIIVKGPQIMKGYWNQPDETAAVLRDGWFFTGDIGYMDEDGFFYIVDRKKDVIIASGYNIYPREVEEALYEHELVQEVVVAGIPDPYRGETVKAFIVPKKDAYLTEDELDRFVRTRIASFKVPRVYEFKESLPKTAVGKILRRVLIEEEKRKHASSSETPADQPKT, encoded by the coding sequence ATGCAGTCAGATAAACGTTGGCTTCTGCATTACCCGAATCAAATTCCCCACGAACTCACCATCCCAAATGAAACATTACAATCTTACTTATTCAGTTCCGCAGAGGCTGCACCTGAGCATACAGCCATTCATTTTCTAGGAAAGAACATCACCTATGAACAGCTGCAAAAAGACGTATTGAAACTAGCCAGTCATCTGATGAAAATTGGCGTAAAAAAAGGCGACAGAGTAGCGATCATGCTGCCGAACTGCCCTCAATCGGTCATTTCTTATTATGCTGTTTTAATAGCAGGCGGCATCGTTGTTCAAACAAACCCGCTTTATACGGAGAAAGAACTGGAATATCAAATGGAGGACAGCGGCGCCAAAGTGCTGATCACGCTAGATCTGTTGTATCCAAAGGCTTATAAAATGAAAGCGCTGACAAGTATAGAACACTTAATCATTACCAAACTACAAGATTATTTACCATTCCCGAAAAACATACTGTTTCCTATTGTGCAAAGAAGAAAAAATAAAATGGTCATCCAAGTGGAGAAAAATGACACCATTCATCACTTCTCGCAGATCACGAAAGAATCGGCAGGTGAACAGCAAATTCCCGCACTTGCCTTTGAGCCGAAAGAGGATGTCGCTGTTTTGCAATATACAGGCGGAACGACCGGTTTACCAAAAGGGGTCATGCTCACACATGAAAATATTTTAGCGAATACTGAAATGTGCGCTTCCTGGATGTACAAAACGACCAGGGGGAAAGAACGCATCCTTGGCATCATTCCGTTTTTTCATGTATACGGAATGACGACCGTCTTAAACCTTGCTGTCAAAGAAGGGCATCAATTGATTCTTCTTCCACGCTTTGATGTCGCAGATACCCTCAAAACCATTGAAAAACAGAAACCGACGCTATTTCCAGGCGCACCAACAATGTATATCGCCTTGCTGCATCATCCGAACATTGAAAAGTATGACCTGTCGTCCATCACTGCATGTCTAAGCGGCTCAGCGGCACTTCCTGTAGAAGTCAAACAAAGCTTTGAAAAATTAACAGGAGGACGCTTAGTGGAAGGGTATGGTCTTTCAGAAACCTCACCCGTCACCCATGCTAACTTTTTATGGGGAGCGAACAAAACAGGCAGCATTGGCTGTCCGTGGCCTAATACAGATGCCGGTATTTATTGCGAGGAAACTGGAGGCCTCAAAGAACCATATGAGCATGGAGAAATCATTGTCAAAGGGCCGCAGATCATGAAGGGATACTGGAATCAGCCAGACGAGACAGCGGCTGTATTACGAGATGGCTGGTTTTTCACCGGAGATATAGGGTATATGGATGAGGACGGTTTTTTCTATATCGTCGACCGGAAAAAAGATGTCATCATTGCGAGCGGATATAATATTTACCCAAGAGAGGTCGAAGAAGCCCTTTATGAGCATGAGCTTGTACAAGAAGTCGTCGTCGCAGGTATTCCAGATCCGTACAGAGGAGAAACAGTGAAAGCATTTATTGTGCCGAAAAAGGATGCCTACTTAACAGAGGACGAACTTGATCGCTTTGTCAGGACGAGAATTGCCTCATTTAAAGTACCACGCGTGTATGAATTTAAAGAATCACTGCCTAAAACAGCCGTCGGGAAGATTTTGCGCAGAGTATTAATTGAAGAAGAAAAAAGAAAGCACGCTTCTTCATCTGAAACGCCTGCCGATCAACCGAAAACATAA
- a CDS encoding immunity 63 family protein — protein sequence MKHILQKGELIKRIDTCLQMTSLPRDIYEPYIARPFQTSGFFDDLSPYIQIDSSGYILIQYERGMKMLHKRTKVADEVIYWILEDTIFLTVYIDMMRKHQVDNIQTHLPNDPSIHQQIVERVNKSFRAIGGLYEQWHHEGKRASIETPAKK from the coding sequence ATGAAGCACATTCTGCAAAAAGGCGAACTAATCAAGCGCATTGATACTTGTCTTCAAATGACATCCCTTCCAAGAGACATATACGAACCGTATATTGCACGTCCATTTCAAACGTCAGGATTTTTTGATGATTTGAGTCCCTATATTCAGATCGATTCGAGTGGTTATATCCTCATTCAATATGAACGAGGGATGAAAATGCTGCATAAAAGAACAAAAGTGGCGGATGAAGTTATTTACTGGATTTTAGAAGACACCATTTTTCTCACGGTTTACATTGACATGATGAGGAAGCATCAAGTCGACAACATCCAGACGCATTTACCGAATGACCCTAGTATCCATCAACAGATCGTGGAAAGAGTCAACAAGTCATTTCGTGCAATCGGCGGTTTATATGAACAGTGGCATCATGAAGGAAAAAGAGCCTCTATAGAAACACCGGCGAAAAAGTAA
- a CDS encoding DUF350 domain-containing protein — protein MKAFWENELVEIAAYYSVAVLCLVLFLTIFELVTSYKNWEEIQRGNLAVAMATGGKIFGIANVFQHSIAQHNSLLQMVGWGVYGFVMLLVSYFIFEFLTPRFKVDKEIENDNRAVGFISLIISVGLSYVVAAGI, from the coding sequence ATGAAAGCCTTTTGGGAAAATGAACTTGTGGAAATTGCCGCCTATTACAGCGTGGCCGTCCTATGTCTCGTCTTATTTCTAACCATTTTTGAACTCGTCACCTCCTATAAAAACTGGGAAGAGATCCAGCGGGGGAACTTAGCTGTTGCTATGGCAACAGGCGGGAAGATCTTTGGGATTGCGAATGTGTTTCAGCATTCCATCGCACAGCACAATTCCCTTCTTCAAATGGTTGGATGGGGCGTATACGGCTTTGTGATGCTGCTTGTCAGCTATTTCATTTTTGAATTTTTAACACCGCGATTTAAAGTAGACAAAGAGATTGAAAATGATAATAGAGCGGTCGGGTTTATTTCACTCATCATTTCAGTTGGGCTGTCTTACGTAGTAGCAGCCGGCATTTAA